In Tursiops truncatus isolate mTurTru1 chromosome 19, mTurTru1.mat.Y, whole genome shotgun sequence, a genomic segment contains:
- the PSMC4 gene encoding 26S proteasome regulatory subunit 6B isoform X2 gives MEEIGILVEKAQDEIPALSVSRPQTGLSFLGPEPEDLEDLYSRYKKLQQELEFLEVQEEYIKDEQKNLKKEFLHAQEEVKRIQSIPLVIGQFLEAVDQNTAIVGSTTGSNYYVRILSTIDRELLKPNASVALHKHSNALVDVLPPEADSSIMMLTSDQKPDVMYADIGGMDIQKQEVREAVELPLTHFELYKQIGIDPPRGVLMYGPPGCGKTMLAKAVAHHTTAAFIRVVGSEFVQKYLGEGPRMVRDVFRLAKENAPAIIFIDEIDAIATKRFDAQTGADREVQRILLELLNQMDGFDQNVNVKVIMATNRADTLDPALLRPGRLDRKIEFPLPDRRQKRLIFSTITSKMNLSEEVDLEDYVARPDKISGADINSICQESGMLAVRENRYIVLAKDFEKAYKTVIKKDEQEHEFYK, from the exons ATGGAGGAGATAGGCATCCTGGTGGAGAAAGCTCAG GATGAGATCCCAGCCCTGTCTGTGTCACGGCCCCAGACTGGCCTGTCCTTCCTGGGGCCTGAGCCTGAGGACCTTGAGGACCTGTACAGCCGCTACAAG AAGCTGCAGCAAGAGCTGGAGTTCCTGGAGGTGCAGGAGGAGTACATCAAGGATGAGCAAAAGAACCTGAAGAAGGAATTCCTCCACGCCCAGGAGGAGGTGAAGCGAATCCAGAGCATCCCACTGGTTATTGGGCAGTTTCTGGAGGCTGTGGATCAGAATACAGCCATCGTGGGCTCCACCACAG GCTCCAACTACTATGTGCGCATCCTGAGCACCATCGACCGGGAGCTGCTCAAGCCCAACGCCTCGGTGGCCCTCCACAAGCACAGCAACGCCCTGGTGGACGTGCTGCCTCCTGAGGCCGACAGCAGCATCATGATGCTCACCTCAG ATCAGAAGCCAGACGTGATGTACGCGGACATCGGGGGCATGGACATCCAGAAGCAGGAGGTGCGGGAGGCCGTGGAGCTCCCCCTTACGCACTTTGAGCTCTACAAGCAG ATCGGCATCGACCCTCCCCGAGGCGTCCTCATGTATGGCCCGCCCGGCTGCGGGAAGACCATGTTGGCAAAGGCTGTGGCTCATCACACGACAG CTGCATTCATCCGAGTTGTGGGCTCAGAGTTTGTACAGAAGTACCTGGGTGAGGGCCCTCGCATGGTCCGGGACGTGTTCCGCCTGGCCAAGGAGAACGCACCTGCCATCATCTTCATAGATGAGATTGATGCCATCGCAACCAAGAGATTCGATGCCCAGACAGGGG CTGACAGGGAGGTTCAGAGAATCCTGCTGGAGCTACTGAATCAAATGGATGGATTCGACCAGAACGTCAACGTCAAG GTGATCATGGCCACAAACAGAGCTGACACCCTGGATCCTGCTCTGCTGCGGCCGGGACGCCTTGACCGTAAAATTGAATTTCCACTCCCTGACCGCCGCCAGAAGAGATTGATTTTCTCCACTATCACCAGCAAGATGAACCTCTCTGAGGAGGTTGACTTGGAAGATT ATGTGGCCCGACCAGATAAGATTTCAGGAGCTGATATCAACTCCATCTGTCAGGAG AGCGGGATGTTGGCTGTCCGAGAGAACCGCTACATTGTTCTGGCCAAGGACTTCGAGAAAGCATACAAGACAGTCATCAAGAAGGATGAACAGGAGCATGAGTTTTACAAGTGA
- the PSMC4 gene encoding 26S proteasome regulatory subunit 6B isoform X1, whose protein sequence is MEEIGILVEKAQVREGEADLNGMLSDFGIQAWDEIPALSVSRPQTGLSFLGPEPEDLEDLYSRYKKLQQELEFLEVQEEYIKDEQKNLKKEFLHAQEEVKRIQSIPLVIGQFLEAVDQNTAIVGSTTGSNYYVRILSTIDRELLKPNASVALHKHSNALVDVLPPEADSSIMMLTSDQKPDVMYADIGGMDIQKQEVREAVELPLTHFELYKQIGIDPPRGVLMYGPPGCGKTMLAKAVAHHTTAAFIRVVGSEFVQKYLGEGPRMVRDVFRLAKENAPAIIFIDEIDAIATKRFDAQTGADREVQRILLELLNQMDGFDQNVNVKVIMATNRADTLDPALLRPGRLDRKIEFPLPDRRQKRLIFSTITSKMNLSEEVDLEDYVARPDKISGADINSICQESGMLAVRENRYIVLAKDFEKAYKTVIKKDEQEHEFYK, encoded by the exons ATGGAGGAGATAGGCATCCTGGTGGAGAAAGCTCAGGTCCGAGAGGGCGAAGCCGACCTGAATGGGATGTTGAGCGACTTCGGGATCCAGGCCTGG GATGAGATCCCAGCCCTGTCTGTGTCACGGCCCCAGACTGGCCTGTCCTTCCTGGGGCCTGAGCCTGAGGACCTTGAGGACCTGTACAGCCGCTACAAG AAGCTGCAGCAAGAGCTGGAGTTCCTGGAGGTGCAGGAGGAGTACATCAAGGATGAGCAAAAGAACCTGAAGAAGGAATTCCTCCACGCCCAGGAGGAGGTGAAGCGAATCCAGAGCATCCCACTGGTTATTGGGCAGTTTCTGGAGGCTGTGGATCAGAATACAGCCATCGTGGGCTCCACCACAG GCTCCAACTACTATGTGCGCATCCTGAGCACCATCGACCGGGAGCTGCTCAAGCCCAACGCCTCGGTGGCCCTCCACAAGCACAGCAACGCCCTGGTGGACGTGCTGCCTCCTGAGGCCGACAGCAGCATCATGATGCTCACCTCAG ATCAGAAGCCAGACGTGATGTACGCGGACATCGGGGGCATGGACATCCAGAAGCAGGAGGTGCGGGAGGCCGTGGAGCTCCCCCTTACGCACTTTGAGCTCTACAAGCAG ATCGGCATCGACCCTCCCCGAGGCGTCCTCATGTATGGCCCGCCCGGCTGCGGGAAGACCATGTTGGCAAAGGCTGTGGCTCATCACACGACAG CTGCATTCATCCGAGTTGTGGGCTCAGAGTTTGTACAGAAGTACCTGGGTGAGGGCCCTCGCATGGTCCGGGACGTGTTCCGCCTGGCCAAGGAGAACGCACCTGCCATCATCTTCATAGATGAGATTGATGCCATCGCAACCAAGAGATTCGATGCCCAGACAGGGG CTGACAGGGAGGTTCAGAGAATCCTGCTGGAGCTACTGAATCAAATGGATGGATTCGACCAGAACGTCAACGTCAAG GTGATCATGGCCACAAACAGAGCTGACACCCTGGATCCTGCTCTGCTGCGGCCGGGACGCCTTGACCGTAAAATTGAATTTCCACTCCCTGACCGCCGCCAGAAGAGATTGATTTTCTCCACTATCACCAGCAAGATGAACCTCTCTGAGGAGGTTGACTTGGAAGATT ATGTGGCCCGACCAGATAAGATTTCAGGAGCTGATATCAACTCCATCTGTCAGGAG AGCGGGATGTTGGCTGTCCGAGAGAACCGCTACATTGTTCTGGCCAAGGACTTCGAGAAAGCATACAAGACAGTCATCAAGAAGGATGAACAGGAGCATGAGTTTTACAAGTGA